From a region of the Pongo abelii isolate AG06213 chromosome 9, NHGRI_mPonAbe1-v2.0_pri, whole genome shotgun sequence genome:
- the LOC134762133 gene encoding collagen alpha-1(I) chain-like — protein MAHDTLDMGNMFWVQGYPQNCGNDCPALRKVPLSLAGSPQKPSVACFGGGGREGEMGTSKTPLAEVSVAAGLLIHLWGGTKVTAWARGTSPAVRSDCPARLGPLTERTTRPGLPGRSRCYKLFHLKVGVSWSQRLGASGVPCTGGEGLGPHCASLGAGVPTLADGKARSDPATTDPYGGVRSVPSRRSGSGPGLCASRPHAPDRRAGTGRAGQAPAGRRDGRSPAGKSFQVLTRLALQNGADLGAAADSRAPGRGSTSSSSPARSPLAQRRAAATSAVIPDTHPHRSRSPRSAEAAPPSSRAPASAAPPGRGGVSRDPAPGRLWAGAGRAPSPLPGPRAWGRRSQSEGGSGAAPCGKRILPRRGRGGQWRGTPFHR, from the exons ATGGCTCATGACACCCTGGACATGGGGAACATGTTCTGGGTCCAGGGCTATCCCCAGAACTGTGGCAATGACTGCCCAGCTCTAAGGAAG GTTCCCCTGTCCCTGGCAGGGTCACCCCAGAAGCCATCTGTAGCTTGCTTtggtggaggaggcagagagggagagatgggTACCTCCAAAACTCCTCTCGCCGAAGTGTCTGTGGCAGCTGGGCTGCTGATTCATCTTTGGG GCGGGACGAAGGTGACAGCCTGGGCTCGCGGCACCAGCCCGGCGGTTCGGTCCGACTGTCCTGCCCGCCTAGGACCCCTCACGGAGCGCACGACCCGGCCAGGGCTTCCCGGGCGCTCGCGCTGCTACAAGCTGTTCCACCTGAAGGTTGGGGTCTCGTGGAGCCAGAGGCTAGGGGCGTCCGGGGTCCCGTGCACCGGAGGCGAGGGCCTGGGGCCACACTGCGCTAGCCTTGGAGCTGGGGTTCCGACCCTCGCTGATGGAAAGGCGCGGAGCGACCCTGCAACCACGGACCCGTACGGCGGGGTTAGGAGCGTCCCGTCCCGGCGCAGCGGGTCAGGGCCGGGGCTTTGCGCGTCCCGGCCGCACGCCCCGGACCGCCGGGCTGGGacgggcagggcagggcaggcgcCGGCGGGGAGGCGCGACGGCCGGAGCCCCGCGGGAAAGTCTTTCCAGGTCCTGACTCGGCTCGCTCTGCAAAACGGGGCGGACCTCGGCGCGGCGGCCGACTCCCGAGCACCCGGCCGCGGCtccacttcctcctcttcccccgcTCGCTCGCCGCTCGCTCAGCGCCGCGCCGCTGCCACCTCCGCTGTCATCCCTGACACCCACCCCCACCGGAGCCGCAGCCCGAGATCAGCCGAGGCAGCACCGCCCAGCTCCCGAGCGCCAGCCAGCGCGGCCCCGCCCGGACGGGGCGGAGTCAGCAGAGACCCCGCCCCCGGCCGGctgtgggcaggggcggggcgcGCACCCTCTCCTCTTCCCGGGCCCCGCGCGTGGGGCCGCAGGAGCCAATCCGAGGGTGGGAGCGGAGCGGCGCCCTGCGGAAAGCGAATTCTACCTCGGAGAGGGCGGGGCGGACAATGGAGAG gtaccccatttcacagatga